The following are from one region of the Mesorhizobium sp. B2-8-5 genome:
- a CDS encoding MFS transporter yields the protein MSAIATRNDCQPPAGESAGNPARRAFGPNHRWKVLGIGVAANAGFSATFSGIPATAVAMRQGYHLDNAALGLALGLLGLGVALSELPWGVLTDRWGDRRVLLTGLGATAAWLLIMAMLVVPTKTAIPGVALLSASLLVAGLLGGSVNGSSGRAIMGWFGEGERGFAMSIRQTAVPLGGGLGALVLPSLALALGFTAVFGLLAAVSALSAWFAWRWLHEPPVASGGRAAAATSGPAPLRNIEVWRISTAIGLLCFPQVAVLTFASVFLHDFAGMGTFVTSASLAAVQTGAMVMRIWSGRFTDRHGNRRPFLKLCSALSTLAFLVLWLLVIGAAGAPSLVPLLPLMVIVAGISVSAWHGVAYTELATLAGACHVGTALSLANSFVFVGFCVVPIAIPWLLVFFAWPGVWLAAAICAAAAWPIFLRPA from the coding sequence ATGTCCGCCATCGCCACACGAAACGACTGCCAGCCGCCCGCGGGAGAAAGTGCCGGCAACCCTGCTCGCCGCGCCTTCGGTCCCAATCATCGCTGGAAGGTGCTGGGCATCGGCGTCGCCGCCAATGCCGGCTTCTCCGCCACCTTCTCCGGCATCCCGGCGACCGCGGTGGCGATGCGCCAGGGCTATCACCTCGACAATGCCGCGCTGGGTTTGGCGCTTGGGCTGCTCGGCCTCGGCGTGGCGCTCAGCGAGTTGCCCTGGGGCGTGCTCACCGATCGCTGGGGCGACCGCCGCGTGCTCCTGACCGGACTTGGCGCGACAGCCGCGTGGCTTCTCATCATGGCCATGCTTGTCGTGCCGACAAAAACGGCCATTCCAGGCGTCGCGCTGCTGTCGGCAAGCCTGCTCGTCGCCGGCCTGCTCGGCGGCAGCGTCAACGGCTCCAGCGGCCGCGCCATCATGGGCTGGTTCGGCGAGGGCGAGCGCGGCTTCGCCATGAGCATCCGGCAGACGGCGGTGCCGCTTGGCGGCGGGCTGGGCGCGCTCGTCCTGCCGTCCCTGGCGCTGGCCTTGGGCTTCACCGCGGTCTTCGGCCTGCTTGCGGCCGTCTCCGCTCTGTCGGCCTGGTTTGCCTGGCGCTGGCTGCACGAGCCGCCGGTGGCAAGCGGCGGCCGCGCCGCCGCCGCGACAAGCGGCCCGGCACCCTTGCGCAACATCGAGGTATGGCGCATCTCGACCGCCATCGGCCTGCTCTGCTTCCCGCAGGTCGCGGTGCTGACCTTCGCCTCGGTCTTCCTGCACGACTTCGCCGGCATGGGCACCTTTGTGACCAGCGCCAGCCTCGCCGCCGTGCAGACCGGCGCAATGGTGATGCGTATCTGGAGCGGGCGCTTCACCGACCGGCACGGCAACCGCCGGCCGTTCCTGAAACTCTGCAGCGCGTTGAGCACGCTGGCATTCCTGGTGCTTTGGCTGTTGGTGATCGGCGCCGCCGGAGCACCGTCGCTGGTGCCGCTGCTCCCGCTGATGGTCATCGTTGCCGGCATATCCGTCTCCGCCTGGCATGGCGTCGCCTATACCGAACTTGCCACGCTTGCCGGTGCCTGCCATGTCGGCACCGCGCTCAGCCTGGCCAACAGCTTTGTGTTCGTCGGTTTCTGCGTGGTGCCGATCGCCATTCCGTGGCTGTTGGTGTTCTTCGCATGGCCGGGCGTGTGGCTCGCGGCCGCGATCTGCGCGGCGGCCGCCTGGCCGATCTTCCTGCGTCCGGCCTGA
- a CDS encoding LysR substrate-binding domain-containing protein, whose translation MRRVTFDLDVLRTFVTGMELGSFAKAAERLGRSTSAVSAQLKKLEEQADTPVFRKAGRGLALTEAGETMLGYARRLIELNDEAASAIRDIELEGWVRLGLQEDFGEAVLPDVLGRFARAHPKVRIEARIGRSHDLAERVLSGNLDIALAWHDGMTLPYSRHVADVQARWIGPAMPIEAGPRKGEPLPLVVFEAPCLLRTVATETLDRAGMPWRMAFSSPSLGGIWAAVAAGLGLTIRTDIGLPANVRAIAPGILGLPALPTMALHLHQKDAELDPVAARLAEILLQAAMETLPEGARTRDGLREVA comes from the coding sequence ATGCGCCGCGTCACTTTCGACCTCGACGTCCTCAGGACCTTCGTCACCGGCATGGAGCTGGGCAGCTTCGCCAAGGCGGCCGAGCGGCTGGGACGCTCGACGTCCGCGGTCAGCGCGCAATTGAAAAAGCTCGAAGAACAGGCGGACACGCCGGTCTTCCGCAAGGCGGGGCGCGGCCTGGCGCTGACCGAAGCCGGCGAGACGATGCTTGGCTATGCGCGGCGGCTGATCGAGCTCAACGACGAGGCGGCCTCCGCCATCCGAGACATCGAACTGGAAGGCTGGGTGCGACTCGGCCTGCAGGAGGATTTCGGCGAGGCCGTGCTGCCGGACGTGCTCGGCCGCTTCGCCCGCGCCCATCCCAAGGTCCGCATCGAAGCGCGGATCGGGCGCAGCCACGACCTGGCCGAGCGCGTCCTGTCAGGCAATCTCGACATCGCGCTCGCCTGGCATGACGGCATGACGCTGCCCTACAGCCGCCATGTCGCCGACGTGCAGGCGCGCTGGATCGGTCCGGCAATGCCGATCGAGGCCGGTCCGCGCAAGGGCGAGCCGCTGCCGCTGGTGGTGTTCGAGGCGCCGTGCCTGCTCAGAACCGTGGCGACCGAAACGCTCGACCGCGCCGGCATGCCCTGGCGCATGGCCTTTTCCAGCCCTAGTCTCGGCGGCATCTGGGCGGCGGTGGCGGCGGGTCTCGGCCTGACGATCCGCACCGATATCGGCCTGCCCGCCAATGTCAGGGCGATCGCACCAGGGATTCTGGGACTTCCCGCCCTGCCGACGATGGCGCTGCATCTGCACCAGAAGGACGCCGAGCTCGATCCGGTGGCGGCGCGGCTGGCCGAGATATTGCTGCAGGCGGCGATGGAGACGTTGCCTGAGGGGGCGCGAACCCGCGATGGGTTGCGAGAGGTCGCTTAG
- the der gene encoding ribosome biogenesis GTPase Der, whose product MGFKVAIIGRPNVGKSTLFNRLVGKKLALVDDTPGVTRDRRVHAAKLYDLHFDVIDTAGFEDAAASTLPGRMRQQTEIAIREADLIFFTIDAKSGLLPDDRTFADVVRKSGKPVVLVANKAEARGAQGGMLEAWELGLGEPIPVSAEHGQGMPDLRDAVIAALGEERAFGDDEEDGSDEIAASEVLIGEDIADPDAEASYDDTKPLRIAVVGRPNAGKSTLINALIGEERLLTGPEAGITRDSISVDWDWRGRRIKLFDTAGMRRKSRIHEKLEVLSVQDGLRAIRFAEIVIIVLDATIPFEKQDLQIADLITREGRAPVIAFNKWDLIDNPQELLAELREKTERLLPQVRGIQAVTVSAETGRGLDKLMESVIKTHKVWNSRVSTGKLNRWLEGILAHHPPPAVAGRRLKIKYVTQAKTRPPGFVVSCSRPDAMPQSYVRYLTNSLREAFDMPGVPIRMALRTSDNPFAGRAKKR is encoded by the coding sequence ATGGGCTTCAAAGTCGCCATCATCGGCCGGCCTAACGTCGGCAAATCGACTCTTTTCAATCGGCTGGTCGGAAAGAAGCTGGCGCTTGTCGACGACACGCCGGGCGTCACGCGCGACCGCCGCGTCCACGCCGCCAAGCTCTACGACCTTCACTTCGACGTCATCGATACCGCCGGCTTCGAGGATGCCGCCGCATCGACGCTGCCCGGCCGCATGCGCCAGCAGACCGAAATCGCCATCCGCGAAGCCGACCTCATCTTCTTCACCATCGATGCCAAGTCCGGCCTGCTGCCCGACGACCGCACCTTCGCCGACGTCGTGCGCAAATCCGGCAAGCCGGTCGTGCTCGTCGCCAACAAGGCCGAGGCGCGCGGCGCTCAAGGAGGCATGCTGGAGGCCTGGGAACTCGGCCTCGGCGAGCCGATCCCGGTTTCGGCCGAGCACGGCCAGGGCATGCCCGACCTGCGCGACGCGGTGATTGCGGCGCTTGGCGAGGAGCGCGCCTTCGGCGACGATGAGGAAGACGGCAGCGACGAGATCGCCGCGAGCGAAGTGCTGATCGGCGAGGACATCGCCGACCCGGACGCTGAAGCATCCTATGACGATACCAAGCCGCTGCGCATCGCCGTCGTCGGCCGCCCGAACGCCGGCAAGTCGACGCTGATCAACGCGCTGATCGGCGAGGAGCGGCTGTTGACCGGTCCGGAAGCCGGCATCACGCGGGATTCGATCTCGGTCGACTGGGACTGGCGCGGCCGCCGCATAAAGCTGTTCGACACCGCCGGCATGCGCCGCAAGTCCAGGATCCATGAAAAGCTGGAAGTGCTCTCGGTGCAGGACGGCCTGCGCGCCATCCGTTTTGCCGAGATCGTCATCATCGTCCTCGACGCCACGATTCCCTTCGAGAAGCAGGACCTGCAGATCGCGGACCTGATCACCCGCGAGGGCAGGGCGCCGGTGATCGCCTTCAACAAATGGGACCTGATCGACAATCCGCAGGAATTGCTAGCAGAACTGCGCGAGAAGACCGAGCGGCTCTTGCCGCAGGTGCGCGGCATCCAGGCGGTGACGGTCTCGGCCGAGACCGGGCGCGGCCTCGACAAGCTGATGGAAAGCGTCATCAAGACGCACAAGGTGTGGAACAGCCGCGTCTCGACCGGCAAGCTCAACCGCTGGCTGGAAGGCATCCTCGCGCATCACCCGCCGCCCGCCGTCGCCGGCCGCCGCCTGAAGATCAAGTATGTCACCCAGGCCAAGACCCGCCCGCCGGGCTTCGTCGTCTCCTGCTCGCGGCCGGACGCGATGCCGCAATCCTACGTCCGCTACCTGACCAACAGCCTGCGCGAGGCCTTCGACATGCCGGGCGTGCCGATCCGCATGGCGCTGCGCACGTCGGACAATCCGTTTGCGGGGCGCGCGAAGAAGCGGTGA
- a CDS encoding tetratricopeptide repeat protein: protein MSDDSFIREVNEEMRREQAQKLWDRFGPAILGLAILIVLGTAAVVGYRYWDETRANRSGDAFSAALKLANDGKNDEAIAALDQLEKDGYGAYPLLARMRAATVKADKGDVDGAVKDFDEVAADNAIPAGIRDIARLRAALLLVDHGSYADVSSRIEALTADTNPLRHSAREALGLAAWKDGKSADALKLFDQISSDEAAPRNVRQRAQLMSELIRGSGNAS from the coding sequence ATGTCGGACGACAGTTTTATCCGCGAAGTCAACGAAGAGATGCGTCGCGAGCAGGCGCAGAAGCTATGGGACCGTTTTGGCCCGGCCATTCTCGGCCTTGCCATCCTCATCGTGCTCGGCACCGCCGCTGTCGTCGGCTACCGCTACTGGGACGAGACCCGCGCCAACCGCTCCGGCGACGCCTTCTCGGCGGCCCTCAAGCTCGCCAATGACGGCAAGAACGACGAGGCGATCGCTGCGCTCGACCAGTTGGAGAAGGACGGCTACGGCGCCTATCCGCTGCTCGCCCGCATGCGCGCCGCGACCGTCAAGGCCGACAAGGGCGACGTCGACGGCGCGGTCAAGGATTTCGACGAGGTCGCCGCCGACAACGCCATTCCGGCCGGCATTCGCGACATCGCGCGGCTGAGGGCGGCGCTGCTGCTCGTCGACCATGGTTCCTACGCCGACGTCTCCAGCCGCATCGAGGCGCTCACCGCCGACACCAATCCGCTGCGCCACTCGGCGCGCGAGGCGCTTGGCCTTGCCGCCTGGAAGGACGGCAAGTCGGCGGACGCACTCAAACTGTTCGACCAGATCTCTTCGGATGAAGCCGCCCCGCGCAATGTGCGCCAGCGGGCGCAGCTGATGTCCGAGCTGATCCGCGGGTCGGGCAACGCGTCGTGA
- a CDS encoding polysaccharide deacetylase family protein, with product MLRMYRFLAFSLASLASANAAFADPPKSPAASPARPKQVVLISFDAAREISQWQRSRALAKRTGAHFTYFLSCVFLLSPETRQDYAGPGKGAGKSNVGFGASKQDVADRLEQVRLAAAEGHDIGSHACGHFDGNAWSKADWLAEFASVRRIFENAYAINGIQEPAGWHDFAHHALVGFRAPYLSTGKALYEALPEAGFQYDASGVSKGPTVPPTLNGTTRFALPLIPEGPKAKPVIAMDYNLYVRHSDGTEKPAMADAFAERAYQAFHAAFEAQYNSKRLPLELGFHFTLMNNGAYWNALERFADEVCVMQQVECISFRDYVARRRAGQAQATAGG from the coding sequence ATGCTTCGTATGTACCGCTTCCTTGCATTCAGTCTCGCCTCGCTCGCCTCGGCCAATGCAGCCTTCGCCGATCCGCCGAAATCGCCGGCCGCTTCGCCCGCCAGACCCAAGCAGGTGGTGCTGATCTCGTTCGACGCCGCCCGCGAGATCTCGCAATGGCAACGCAGCCGTGCGCTGGCAAAGCGCACGGGCGCGCATTTCACCTATTTCCTGTCCTGCGTGTTCCTGCTCTCGCCGGAGACGCGGCAGGACTATGCCGGCCCCGGCAAGGGCGCCGGCAAATCCAATGTCGGCTTCGGCGCCTCGAAACAGGACGTGGCCGACCGGCTGGAGCAGGTCCGGCTGGCCGCGGCCGAGGGTCACGACATCGGCAGCCATGCCTGCGGCCATTTCGATGGCAACGCGTGGAGCAAGGCGGACTGGCTGGCCGAATTCGCATCCGTCCGGCGCATTTTCGAGAACGCCTATGCGATCAACGGCATCCAGGAGCCGGCCGGCTGGCACGATTTCGCGCATCATGCGCTGGTCGGGTTCCGCGCGCCCTATCTCTCGACCGGCAAGGCGCTTTACGAAGCCCTGCCCGAGGCCGGTTTCCAGTATGACGCCAGCGGTGTCTCCAAAGGCCCGACCGTCCCGCCGACCCTGAATGGGACAACCCGCTTTGCCCTGCCGCTCATCCCGGAGGGACCGAAGGCGAAGCCGGTGATCGCCATGGATTACAATCTTTATGTCCGCCACTCGGACGGTACCGAGAAGCCGGCCATGGCGGACGCATTCGCCGAGCGCGCCTACCAGGCGTTCCACGCCGCTTTCGAGGCTCAGTACAACAGCAAGCGCCTGCCGCTGGAGCTCGGCTTCCACTTCACCCTGATGAATAACGGCGCGTACTGGAATGCGCTGGAGCGCTTTGCGGATGAGGTCTGCGTGATGCAGCAAGTCGAGTGCATCAGTTTCCGCGACTATGTCGCACGCCGGCGCGCCGGCCAGGCACAGGCGACCGCGGGCGGCTGA
- the sbmA gene encoding peptide antibiotic transporter SbmA has translation MFVSFFPQPKLFFTSAAVWSLAAILFWFFGGEQLGAVLGFPPAAAGAPPIIGIAVLWSKPFLWFYIYFAACVAVFYAFWSWYAPHPWQNWSILMTAVILFFIYFNVQVSVAVNNWYGPFFDYVQGLMSGTTASTDTEFYKGLADFSWLALVGMNVQVINAFIVSHWIFRWRTAMNNYFVANWSRLRHIEGASQRIQEDTMRFSQIMEDLGSSFVQSIMTLIAFLPVMIQLQAHITELPIIGAVPQPLVVAALGWCLFGTASVMLAGIKLPGLQFRNQRVEAAYRKELVYGEDHPDRAQPATTAELFTNVRRNYFRLYFHYIYFNVVRYTYLQADNIFSLLILGPSLVAHKITFGALNQISNAFGKVTNSLQFLLNSWSTIVELQSVHKRLRAFEATLQGEPLPDIDRRYLARQGAEDPA, from the coding sequence GTGTTCGTATCTTTTTTCCCGCAGCCGAAGCTCTTCTTCACCTCGGCCGCCGTCTGGAGCCTTGCGGCGATTCTGTTCTGGTTTTTCGGCGGCGAGCAACTGGGAGCCGTCTTAGGCTTCCCTCCCGCTGCGGCCGGCGCGCCGCCCATCATCGGTATCGCGGTGCTGTGGTCGAAGCCCTTCCTGTGGTTCTACATCTACTTCGCGGCCTGCGTGGCGGTCTTCTATGCGTTCTGGAGCTGGTATGCGCCGCATCCGTGGCAGAACTGGTCGATCCTTATGACCGCCGTCATCCTGTTCTTCATCTATTTCAACGTGCAGGTCTCCGTCGCGGTCAACAACTGGTATGGTCCTTTCTTCGACTACGTTCAGGGCCTGATGTCGGGAACGACAGCCTCGACCGACACCGAATTCTACAAGGGATTGGCCGACTTCTCCTGGCTGGCGCTGGTCGGCATGAACGTGCAGGTGATCAACGCCTTCATCGTCAGCCATTGGATCTTCCGCTGGCGAACCGCGATGAACAATTACTTCGTGGCCAACTGGAGCCGGCTGCGCCATATCGAGGGCGCCTCGCAGCGCATCCAGGAAGACACGATGCGTTTCTCGCAGATCATGGAGGACCTGGGCTCCAGCTTCGTCCAGTCGATCATGACCCTGATCGCCTTCCTGCCGGTGATGATCCAGCTTCAGGCGCACATCACCGAGCTGCCGATCATCGGCGCGGTGCCGCAGCCTCTGGTCGTTGCGGCTCTGGGCTGGTGCCTGTTCGGCACGGCCTCGGTGATGCTCGCAGGCATCAAGCTGCCGGGCCTCCAGTTCCGCAATCAGCGCGTCGAGGCGGCTTACCGCAAGGAACTTGTCTACGGCGAGGATCATCCCGATCGGGCGCAGCCGGCGACGACGGCGGAGCTGTTCACCAATGTGCGCCGCAACTACTTCAGGCTCTATTTCCACTACATCTATTTCAACGTCGTCCGGTACACGTACCTGCAGGCGGACAACATCTTCTCGCTGCTGATCCTCGGCCCATCGCTGGTCGCCCATAAGATCACCTTCGGCGCGCTCAACCAGATTTCGAATGCCTTCGGCAAGGTGACGAATTCGCTCCAGTTCCTGCTGAATTCCTGGTCGACCATCGTCGAACTGCAGTCGGTCCACAAGCGCCTGCGCGCCTTCGAGGCGACGCTCCAAGGCGAGCCGCTTCCAGACATCGACCGGCGCTATCTGGCTCGGCAGGGCGCTGAGGACCCGGCCTGA